The following coding sequences are from one SAR86 cluster bacterium window:
- the pyrF gene encoding orotidine-5'-phosphate decarboxylase — translation MTIKINKKQVIVALDLDSFEETEEILKFLDPNLYRVKIGKQLFMNSGPEIVNKIQALGFDIFLDLKLHDIPNTVGSALKNLLSLNVWMINIHLLGGREMIEESVKRIKDFNHQTLLTGVTVLTSLDNKNLNEIGLHKGTDETTFTLAKLGKELGIDGIVASLDSVSEIKRNFGNDFLTVTPGIRMQQSNDDQKRSGSLFDAIQFGSDFVVVGRELTQARNKDEVINQFNSLIA, via the coding sequence ATGACGATAAAAATAAATAAAAAACAAGTCATCGTTGCACTAGATCTTGATTCGTTTGAAGAAACTGAAGAAATTTTGAAATTTTTAGATCCAAATTTATATAGAGTTAAGATTGGAAAGCAATTGTTTATGAATTCTGGCCCAGAAATTGTTAACAAAATCCAAGCTCTTGGCTTTGATATTTTTCTTGATTTAAAACTTCACGACATACCAAATACGGTTGGAAGTGCTTTAAAAAATCTATTGAGTCTAAATGTTTGGATGATCAATATTCACTTACTTGGCGGCAGAGAGATGATTGAGGAATCGGTAAAGAGGATAAAAGATTTCAATCATCAAACTTTACTTACTGGAGTTACAGTTTTAACGAGTTTAGATAACAAAAATTTAAATGAAATTGGATTGCATAAAGGTACTGACGAAACGACCTTTACTTTGGCCAAATTAGGAAAAGAACTAGGAATTGATGGTATTGTTGCGTCACTTGATTCTGTTAGTGAAATAAAAAGAAATTTTGGTAATGATTTTTTGACGGTCACTCCTGGCATCAGAATGCAACAAAGTAACGATGATCAAAAAAGGTCTGGATCGCTTTTCGATGCAATTCAATTTGGTTCTGACTTTGTGGTTGTTGGAAGAGAGCTTACTCAAGCTAGAAACAAAGATGAAGTAATAAATCAATTTAACTCTTTAATTGCCTAG
- the rpsA gene encoding 30S ribosomal protein S1 has translation METTFAKLLDENLDTLNFEIGKLITGVVVDLTDDWVVIHVGLKSEPIIARNEFLADEAEKKLEIGDEVKVTLEAIEDGHGSTRVSRLRAMHDESWGKLEESLSTGSIVKGYITGKVRGGMTVDVGGVRGFLPGSLVDTRPLENFDHLEKSFQEFKVIKLDKEKSNVVLSRKAVQEDINSEEREKIFATIQEGSQVSGTVKNLTDYGAFIDLGGIDGLLHITDITWKRINHPSEVLSVGEEIELKVTKFDREKSRISLGMKQLSQDPWENIKDIYPINSVNKAKVTSLTDYGFFAELDSNTEGLVHVSEIDWTNKNIHPSKVVSVGDEVNLMVLEIDIEKRRISLGMKQCVENPWLKFAEGHSLGDKVKGEVSSLTDFGMFVSLEEGIDGLIHLSDLSWTENEQEASKNYTKGQSVEAIILAMDAHKERISLGIKQLTEDFFESFANENPKGSQVEAKVESIADDTVNLMVNDKILAKLKLRELKDSEPKAGDIITAQITSIDKKERFLNLSIRALEKTEEKSLLKENVKKNKEIEESTKTSIGDLIKDEIKESSSDKDEEV, from the coding sequence ATGGAAACAACCTTTGCAAAACTTCTAGATGAAAATCTTGATACGTTAAATTTTGAAATTGGAAAACTTATAACAGGAGTCGTAGTTGATCTTACTGATGACTGGGTTGTAATTCATGTAGGCTTAAAATCTGAACCAATAATTGCTCGAAATGAATTTCTTGCTGATGAAGCAGAAAAAAAACTTGAAATTGGAGACGAAGTAAAAGTTACTTTAGAGGCTATTGAAGATGGTCATGGCTCTACTAGAGTTTCAAGATTAAGAGCGATGCATGACGAAAGCTGGGGAAAGTTAGAAGAATCTTTGTCGACTGGATCTATTGTTAAGGGGTACATCACCGGAAAAGTAAGAGGCGGCATGACAGTAGACGTTGGCGGTGTTAGAGGCTTCTTGCCTGGTTCATTAGTAGATACTAGACCTCTAGAAAATTTTGATCATCTTGAAAAGTCCTTTCAAGAATTCAAAGTCATTAAGCTTGATAAAGAAAAAAGTAACGTTGTGCTCTCGAGAAAAGCAGTTCAAGAAGACATCAATTCAGAAGAAAGAGAAAAGATTTTTGCAACCATTCAAGAGGGTTCTCAAGTAAGTGGCACAGTGAAAAATTTGACTGACTATGGTGCTTTTATTGATTTGGGCGGAATTGATGGTCTTCTTCACATTACTGATATCACTTGGAAAAGAATAAATCATCCTTCAGAAGTACTTTCAGTTGGAGAAGAAATAGAACTCAAAGTTACTAAGTTCGATAGGGAAAAATCAAGGATATCTTTGGGCATGAAACAACTTTCTCAAGATCCTTGGGAAAATATTAAAGATATTTATCCTATTAATTCAGTCAATAAAGCAAAAGTAACAAGTCTGACAGATTATGGATTTTTTGCCGAATTAGATTCTAACACCGAAGGTTTAGTGCACGTTTCTGAGATCGACTGGACAAATAAGAATATTCACCCGTCAAAAGTTGTTTCCGTCGGAGATGAAGTAAATCTAATGGTTTTGGAAATAGACATTGAAAAAAGAAGAATTTCATTGGGAATGAAACAGTGTGTCGAGAACCCCTGGTTAAAATTTGCCGAAGGTCATAGCCTTGGCGATAAGGTAAAAGGTGAAGTAAGCTCGCTTACAGATTTTGGAATGTTTGTTAGTCTTGAAGAAGGAATCGACGGATTGATTCATCTTTCGGATTTATCTTGGACCGAGAATGAACAAGAAGCTTCAAAAAATTACACCAAGGGACAATCTGTTGAGGCAATCATTCTAGCAATGGATGCCCATAAAGAAAGAATATCTTTAGGCATTAAACAACTCACCGAAGATTTTTTTGAAAGCTTTGCCAACGAAAACCCAAAGGGATCTCAAGTTGAAGCCAAAGTAGAATCTATTGCCGACGATACAGTTAATTTGATGGTAAATGATAAAATCCTTGCTAAGTTAAAACTGAGAGAGTTGAAAGACAGTGAGCCAAAAGCTGGAGACATAATTACAGCACAGATTACCTCAATTGATAAAAAAGAACGTTTTTTGAATCTTTCCATTAGGGCATTAGAAAAAACAGAGGAAAAGTCACTTTTAAAAGAAAACGTCAAAAAGAATAAAGAAATTGAAGAGTCGACAAAAACTTCCATTGGAGATCTGATTAAGGATGAGATAAAAGAAAGCTCATCCGATAAAGATGAAGAAGTCTGA
- a CDS encoding integration host factor subunit beta: MKKSELKEKIFLKFQDYSYLDISIAIDAINQKICQELQNDQRIELRGFGSFSLRKRKPMRGRNPKTGTSIELGERRIPYFRASKALNFKINH; the protein is encoded by the coding sequence ATGAAGAAGTCTGAACTTAAAGAAAAAATTTTTTTGAAATTCCAAGACTATTCCTATTTGGACATAAGCATAGCGATTGATGCAATAAATCAAAAAATTTGCCAAGAGTTACAAAATGATCAAAGAATTGAGTTAAGAGGATTTGGTTCATTTTCATTAAGAAAGAGGAAACCGATGCGTGGAAGAAATCCAAAAACTGGAACTTCTATCGAATTAGGCGAAAGGCGTATTCCTTATTTTAGAGCCTCAAAAGCTCTTAACTTTAAAATAAATCATTAA
- a CDS encoding prephenate dehydrogenase: MQNSYQNKTMQFGIVGLGLIGGSVAKALKARNFEVFAEDLNRNYLEAATKEGLISGSLNEIDQEKEFILIICVPVSAYADIFSHHKDLMTKAQLVTDCASVKNTLSDELNSHPSLQKNYVFSHPMAGSERSGFFHSDKDLFKDRVCILSKKDLTEKKSLDLCENLWRDLGSKIKFLDLKDHDKILASTSHLPHFIAFSLVKSLSNLDSDKIYSGGGLKDFTRIAASDVKMWKDIFSHNKDEILKAIEDFTQSVNLFRTQIQQDDLDKIEKFIEEAKAFKEHKL, translated from the coding sequence ATGCAAAATTCTTATCAAAATAAAACAATGCAATTTGGCATCGTTGGGTTAGGGTTGATTGGTGGATCAGTAGCCAAAGCACTAAAGGCAAGAAACTTCGAAGTTTTTGCAGAAGATCTTAATAGGAATTATTTAGAAGCTGCCACTAAAGAGGGATTAATTTCAGGTTCTTTAAATGAAATCGATCAAGAAAAAGAGTTTATTTTGATCATTTGTGTGCCGGTCTCAGCATACGCCGACATTTTTTCGCATCACAAAGATTTAATGACTAAGGCGCAATTAGTTACAGATTGTGCGAGCGTAAAAAATACTTTGAGCGATGAACTAAATAGTCACCCCTCACTTCAAAAAAATTATGTTTTCTCTCATCCTATGGCAGGATCTGAAAGAAGTGGTTTTTTTCATTCGGATAAAGATTTATTCAAAGATAGAGTTTGTATATTATCTAAAAAAGACCTAACTGAAAAAAAATCGTTAGACTTATGCGAAAATCTTTGGCGAGACTTAGGGTCAAAAATAAAATTTTTAGATCTAAAAGACCACGATAAAATTTTAGCATCAACGAGTCATTTACCTCATTTCATAGCATTTTCCTTAGTTAAATCTCTTTCAAATTTAGATTCAGATAAAATTTATTCTGGAGGAGGTCTTAAAGATTTCACGAGAATAGCGGCAAGTGATGTGAAAATGTGGAAAGATATTTTTTCTCATAATAAAGATGAAATTTTAAAAGCCATCGAAGATTTTACACAGTCAGTTAATCTTTTTAGAACCCAAATACAGCAAGATGATTTAGACAAGATTGAAAAATTTATTGAAGAAGCGAAAGCTTTTAAAGAGCATAAATTGTAA
- the aroA gene encoding 3-phosphoshikimate 1-carboxyvinyltransferase, whose translation MKRSIISEPSSLKGQIEIPGDKSVSHRALICGALASSPTKISNLQRSEDVLNTFKVIKNLGIDTEQKDLTIRLYGKGLRGLSKPSNELYFGNSGTGIRLMTGALSGQNFDSILQGDSSLTKRPMKRISEPLEEMGACINLSSEFTPPIEIIGNKNLSAISYDMPIPSAQVKSAILFAALFSEGKTKVRESLVSRNHTELMFQQFGINLKTINSEITLSGQEEFEGKDINVPGDFSSAAFMIVGALITPDSSILIKDVGLNSTRIALLEVLNSMEADIKIENIRKFGSEEVGDLRVSSSQLKPCKVGASLIPNLIDELPILFIASLFATGDSEFFGIEELRHKESDRLLAMQSGLKNIEIETIYNSGKLTIEGKGSDYLIDSGTVDSFEDHRIAMAFIIAGLRSKKNLVVKNTNCIKTSFPEFSYLLDSLGAKIDEIQ comes from the coding sequence ATGAAGAGATCCATTATCTCAGAACCAAGTTCTCTCAAAGGACAAATTGAAATTCCTGGAGATAAGTCTGTATCCCATAGAGCTTTAATTTGTGGTGCTCTTGCCAGCTCTCCAACAAAAATAAGTAATCTCCAAAGAAGTGAAGATGTCTTAAATACTTTTAAAGTAATTAAAAATTTAGGTATAGACACAGAGCAAAAAGATTTAACTATCCGGCTTTATGGTAAAGGTCTACGAGGACTTTCAAAGCCAAGCAATGAACTATATTTTGGTAACTCAGGAACCGGAATTAGATTAATGACTGGTGCATTATCAGGTCAAAATTTTGATAGCATTCTTCAAGGAGATAGTTCCTTAACTAAAAGGCCCATGAAAAGGATTTCGGAACCTTTAGAAGAAATGGGGGCTTGTATAAATCTAAGTTCTGAATTTACTCCACCAATTGAAATAATTGGCAATAAGAATCTTTCTGCAATCTCTTACGACATGCCAATCCCGAGCGCTCAAGTAAAGTCGGCTATACTTTTTGCAGCATTATTTTCCGAAGGAAAAACAAAAGTGAGAGAATCGCTCGTATCAAGAAATCATACCGAATTAATGTTCCAACAATTTGGCATAAATTTAAAAACGATTAATTCTGAAATAACTCTTTCTGGGCAAGAAGAATTTGAGGGCAAAGACATTAATGTCCCTGGAGATTTTTCATCAGCTGCCTTCATGATTGTGGGTGCATTAATTACACCTGATTCTTCTATTTTGATTAAAGATGTTGGTTTAAATTCAACTAGAATAGCTCTTTTGGAGGTTTTAAATTCCATGGAGGCGGATATAAAAATTGAAAATATAAGAAAATTTGGAAGCGAAGAGGTTGGAGACTTAAGAGTTTCTTCTTCGCAATTAAAACCTTGCAAAGTAGGGGCTTCTCTTATTCCCAATCTAATCGATGAGTTACCAATTTTATTTATAGCTTCATTATTTGCTACGGGAGATTCTGAATTTTTTGGAATTGAAGAATTACGCCACAAAGAAAGTGATAGATTATTGGCCATGCAAAGCGGTCTTAAAAATATTGAAATAGAGACAATTTATAATAGTGGAAAGTTAACAATTGAAGGCAAAGGCAGTGATTATTTAATCGATTCGGGAACTGTAGATTCTTTTGAAGATCATAGAATTGCTATGGCTTTCATTATTGCTGGATTAAGATCAAAAAAAAATTTGGTGGTTAAAAATACAAATTGTATAAAAACCTCGTTTCCAGAGTTTTCCTATTTACTTGATTCTCTCGGAGCAAAAATTGATGAAATTCAATAA
- the cmk gene encoding (d)CMP kinase produces the protein MKFNNLITIDGLSGAGKGTLALNLAHEFNYEILDSGALYRLVGLVSQRMDSKDPEIIEKEIGSKKIAMNLNLKLMETEIFFGNENVTKLLKSDEIANEASNFASDKKIREILKNYQKNFYDPELGLVADGRDMGTVIFPEAKWKFFLIASIEERAKRREEQLKDIGLEVNIANLIDSIMARDSRDANRDVSPAVPAEDAITIDSSNLSIDELKKKILGIVKT, from the coding sequence ATGAAATTCAATAATCTCATAACGATTGATGGGCTCAGTGGAGCTGGGAAGGGGACTTTGGCGCTTAATCTTGCGCATGAATTCAATTATGAAATTTTAGACAGCGGAGCGCTTTACAGGCTGGTTGGATTGGTATCTCAAAGAATGGACTCTAAAGATCCAGAGATAATCGAAAAGGAAATTGGTTCAAAAAAAATAGCTATGAATTTAAATCTAAAACTAATGGAGACAGAAATTTTTTTTGGAAATGAAAATGTAACAAAATTACTCAAATCAGATGAAATTGCTAATGAGGCTTCGAATTTTGCATCTGATAAAAAAATTAGAGAAATATTAAAAAATTATCAAAAAAATTTTTATGATCCAGAATTAGGTCTAGTCGCAGATGGAAGAGACATGGGAACAGTTATTTTTCCTGAGGCTAAGTGGAAGTTTTTTCTCATTGCATCAATTGAAGAGAGGGCAAAAAGAAGGGAAGAGCAGTTGAAAGATATTGGTTTGGAAGTTAATATTGCCAACCTTATAGATAGCATCATGGCTAGAGATAGCAGAGACGCCAATAGAGATGTTTCTCCTGCAGTCCCAGCTGAAGATGCCATCACAATAGATTCTAGCAATTTAAGTATTGATGAATTAAAGAAAAAAATATTGGGAATAGTAAAAACTTAA